The Scylla paramamosain isolate STU-SP2022 chromosome 39, ASM3559412v1, whole genome shotgun sequence genome includes a window with the following:
- the LOC135091980 gene encoding F-box only protein 25-like isoform X1 — MKLDFINAVRDIRRFRYICKLLDLLITQKLSTLSGGAQKMLFGMLEEVAHEVTRSQQNVHLLHHLLQELRKRLEDYLWGNKLGSTILWEQHSRKLRNINAIATTIQIREAGDDIHPTLQEVPEECIREILRRLDNHNDIRSAGEAYSVMAKVSKEKSIWRQLCRFHWTPAQIEYIIQLHRELRVQKNWQQVYDRLRRTYGLREEYPEKLCLCRNCSCMFWESYGHPCRNDQGYTAASDDEQQEQQQQQEEQQQQQQEQQLEEVKPPDIIYVTITPQQFLKYFHL, encoded by the exons ATGAAATTGGACTTTATCAATGCTGTGAGGGACATTCGACGCTTCCGGTACATCTGTAAGCTTTTGGACCTTCTCATTACCCAGAAGCTGTCAACCCTCTCTGGTGGTGCTCAGAAG ATGCTCTTTGGAATGCTGGAGGAGGTGGCCCACGAAGTCACAAGAAGCCAGCAGaacgtccacctcctccaccaccttctgcAGGAGTTACGCAAGAGGCTGGAGGATTACCTGTGGGGCAACAAGCTGGGGTCCACAATACTCTGGGAACAACACTCTCGAAAGCTCAGGAATATTAACGCTATTGCCACAACCATACAGATCAGAGAGGCAG GTGACGACATCCACCCGACACTGCAGGAGGTGCCGGAGGAATGCATAAGAGAGATCCTGAGGAGACTAGACAACCACAATGATATCAGA AGTGCAGGTGAGGCATACAGTGTGATGGCCAAGGTGAGCAAGGAGAAGAGCATATGGAGGCAGCTGTGTCGCTTCCACTGGACCCCCGCACAGATTGAATACATTATACAGCTGCACCGGGAGCTTAGAGTGCAGAAGAACTGGCAGCAGGTGTATGACAGATTACGGAG AACCTACGGGCTGCGAGAAGAGTACCCAGAGAAGCTGTGTCTTTGTCGAAATTGCAGCTGCATGTTTTGGGAATCCTACGGTCACCCCTGCAGGAACGACCAGGGATACACTGCAGCCTCTGACGacgagcagcaggaacagcagcagcagcaggaggaacagcagcagcagcaacaagaacagcagctgGAGGAAGTGAAGCCGCCAGATATAATTTATGTGACAATTACGCCACAGCAGTTTCTTAAGTATTTTCATCTCTAG
- the LOC135091980 gene encoding F-box only protein 25-like isoform X2, translated as MKLDFINAVRDIRRFRYICKLLDLLITQKLSTLSGGAQKMLFGMLEEVAHEVTRSQQNVHLLHHLLQELRKRLEDYLWGNKLGSTILWEQHSRKLRNINAIATTIQIREAGDDIHPTLQEVPEECIREILRRLDNHNDIRSAGEAYSVMAKVSKEKSIWRQLCRFHWTPAQIEYIIQLHRELRVQKNWQQVYDRLRRTYGLREEYPEKLCLCRNCSCMFWESYGHPCRNDQGYTAASDDEQQEQQQQQEEQQQQQQEQQLEEVKPPDIIYVTITPQQFLK; from the exons ATGAAATTGGACTTTATCAATGCTGTGAGGGACATTCGACGCTTCCGGTACATCTGTAAGCTTTTGGACCTTCTCATTACCCAGAAGCTGTCAACCCTCTCTGGTGGTGCTCAGAAG ATGCTCTTTGGAATGCTGGAGGAGGTGGCCCACGAAGTCACAAGAAGCCAGCAGaacgtccacctcctccaccaccttctgcAGGAGTTACGCAAGAGGCTGGAGGATTACCTGTGGGGCAACAAGCTGGGGTCCACAATACTCTGGGAACAACACTCTCGAAAGCTCAGGAATATTAACGCTATTGCCACAACCATACAGATCAGAGAGGCAG GTGACGACATCCACCCGACACTGCAGGAGGTGCCGGAGGAATGCATAAGAGAGATCCTGAGGAGACTAGACAACCACAATGATATCAGA AGTGCAGGTGAGGCATACAGTGTGATGGCCAAGGTGAGCAAGGAGAAGAGCATATGGAGGCAGCTGTGTCGCTTCCACTGGACCCCCGCACAGATTGAATACATTATACAGCTGCACCGGGAGCTTAGAGTGCAGAAGAACTGGCAGCAGGTGTATGACAGATTACGGAG AACCTACGGGCTGCGAGAAGAGTACCCAGAGAAGCTGTGTCTTTGTCGAAATTGCAGCTGCATGTTTTGGGAATCCTACGGTCACCCCTGCAGGAACGACCAGGGATACACTGCAGCCTCTGACGacgagcagcaggaacagcagcagcagcaggaggaacagcagcagcagcaacaagaacagcagctgGAGGAAGTGAAGCCGCCAGATATAATTTATGTGACAATTACGCCACAGCAGTTTCTTAA